From Gimesia panareensis, the proteins below share one genomic window:
- a CDS encoding NADAR family protein: protein MSGHTINFYSVSEEYGEFSNFAGYPILLDGKRWPTSEHYFQAQKFQETSHQEAIRKEQSPMRAARMGRDRKRPLRKDWESGKDAIMRQAVLAKFTQHADLRELLLSTGESRLVEHTTNDSYWGDGGDGSGKNRLGQLLMEIRKKLREAGEAEG from the coding sequence ATGTCTGGTCACACCATCAACTTCTACAGCGTCAGCGAAGAGTATGGTGAGTTTTCCAACTTCGCCGGCTACCCGATTCTGCTGGACGGAAAACGCTGGCCCACCTCGGAACATTATTTCCAGGCACAAAAGTTTCAGGAAACCTCACACCAGGAAGCGATCCGGAAGGAACAATCACCGATGCGCGCCGCCCGCATGGGACGGGACCGAAAGCGACCGCTGCGCAAGGACTGGGAGTCGGGCAAAGATGCCATCATGCGGCAGGCTGTCCTGGCGAAATTTACGCAGCACGCCGATTTGCGGGAACTGCTGCTCTCCACAGGAGAGAGTCGACTCGTCGAACATACCACGAACGATTCCTACTGGGGTGACGGCGGGGATGGGAGCGGGAAGAACCGGCTGGGACAGCTGCTGATGGAAATCCGCAAGAAACTGCGGGAGGCGGGAGAGGCGGAGGGGTAG
- a CDS encoding TRAP transporter small permease: MNRLFQIIQRIEAFLLAWSIITIAALSIGNVLCRALFGFSVALTGEVSQFLIIIVTFVGLSYAASRGRHIRMTAFYDQLNQRWRKIMMIIINSLTAMLMLLLAWYAFEYIGTVRFLETVSPVLQVPLYLVYLFVPLGFILSAIQYGLTVFRNLTAPDVYISYSEKDEYEKTVVGEV, from the coding sequence ATGAACCGACTCTTCCAGATTATCCAGCGGATCGAAGCATTTCTGCTGGCCTGGTCGATCATCACGATCGCCGCTCTCTCCATCGGGAATGTGCTCTGCCGCGCCCTGTTCGGGTTCAGCGTCGCCTTAACTGGTGAAGTATCGCAGTTCCTGATCATCATTGTCACCTTTGTCGGTCTGAGTTATGCCGCCAGCCGCGGAAGACACATTCGTATGACCGCATTCTACGATCAGCTCAACCAGCGCTGGCGTAAAATCATGATGATCATCATCAACAGCCTGACTGCCATGCTGATGCTCCTCCTGGCCTGGTACGCGTTCGAGTATATTGGCACCGTTCGTTTCCTGGAAACGGTCTCCCCGGTCCTGCAGGTCCCCCTCTACCTGGTCTATCTGTTTGTCCCTCTGGGATTCATTCTGTCAGCGATTCAGTATGGCCTGACAGTTTTCCGCAACCTGACAGCCCCTGACGTCTACATTTCGTATTCAGAAAAAGATGAATACGAAAAGACCGTCGTTGGTGAAGTCTGA
- a CDS encoding ADP-ribosylglycohydrolase family protein, whose amino-acid sequence MDRYSKILGCLLGTAVGDAVGLKREGLSKKRARRLFGAPPLAPDLLLNRGLCSDDTEHTQMVGRALVISKGDTQVFEKQLARELKRWLLTMPAGIGLATLRSCFKLLLGFHPEHSGVYSAGNGPAMRSALLGLCASSESQLQELVRCCTRVTHIDPRAEQGALLVAQAARLSITEPGRTPIEFLSGIVESVQGDELKRSIANAVRHLERHSSPEEFAQDQGWGEGVTGYINQTVPAALYCWAYSPDQLRESVENAVMLGGDTDSVAAITGAICGANLGAEAIPAEWKQGLTEWPRTVSWMEHLADRLSQSPQPAETLLPPPMHWLATIPRNLVFALLVLTLWSRRLLPPY is encoded by the coding sequence ATGGACCGTTACTCAAAAATATTGGGTTGTTTGCTGGGGACCGCCGTGGGCGATGCCGTCGGCCTGAAACGGGAGGGGTTATCAAAAAAACGCGCCAGGCGGCTCTTTGGCGCACCGCCACTTGCCCCCGATCTGCTGCTGAATCGCGGATTATGCAGCGACGATACCGAACATACACAGATGGTTGGACGGGCACTGGTAATTTCAAAAGGAGACACGCAGGTTTTTGAAAAACAGCTGGCACGCGAATTGAAACGCTGGCTGCTGACCATGCCGGCGGGGATCGGGTTGGCCACCCTGCGTTCCTGTTTCAAACTGCTGTTAGGGTTTCATCCAGAACACAGCGGAGTCTATAGTGCCGGGAACGGGCCGGCCATGCGATCTGCATTACTGGGTCTGTGTGCTTCCTCTGAATCTCAGTTACAGGAACTGGTGCGTTGTTGTACGCGGGTCACGCATATTGATCCGCGTGCGGAACAGGGAGCCCTGCTGGTGGCGCAGGCGGCCCGGCTGTCGATAACGGAACCGGGACGAACACCGATCGAATTTCTCAGTGGAATTGTAGAATCTGTTCAGGGAGACGAACTGAAACGATCGATTGCAAACGCCGTGCGACATCTGGAACGCCACAGTTCCCCGGAGGAATTTGCACAAGACCAGGGGTGGGGCGAAGGTGTCACCGGCTATATTAATCAAACGGTTCCGGCAGCTCTCTACTGCTGGGCGTACTCCCCGGATCAGTTGCGGGAATCCGTTGAAAACGCAGTGATGCTGGGTGGAGATACAGACAGCGTGGCTGCCATTACAGGGGCGATCTGCGGTGCCAATCTGGGTGCAGAAGCCATTCCTGCAGAATGGAAACAGGGGCTGACGGAATGGCCCCGCACGGTCAGTTGGATGGAACATCTGGCGGACAGGCTCTCTCAGAGTCCTCAGCCCGCAGAGACATTGCTGCCACCTCCCATGCACTGGCTGGCAACGATTCCTCGGAATCTGGTGTTTGCTCTATTGGTGCTCACATTGTGGAGCAGACGTCTGCTTCCTCCGTATTGA
- a CDS encoding TRAP transporter substrate-binding protein → MNLIQKTIRSASVLSLILCGALLCTSCGAEVTASTDQPTQWRFAIEETIGSVQHQYAMKFKELIEERSNGEIEVTIYPYGTLGTSDQITELVDMEVVQFAMASPGHLGKLIPEVQVFLLHFLFSDDDEINNQVLNKDPRLQKTFDELYARKRLKLLSIFSEGWQVWTMKEPVHQPEDFSGVKMRVMTSPLLIAAYKAYGASPTPLPYSEVYSGLQLNMIDGQENPVFAIQEMNFYEVTDWMIFARHAPFITTAVTNRDFFDSLPPERQQLVTGVVADLNDYILKVQKEFNQERLELIRKNKPKLKIITELTPDAREAFRKASQPVRDKFIKMTGEDGRELLKELQQTIQEYEDQKQQN, encoded by the coding sequence ATGAATCTGATCCAGAAAACAATCCGTTCTGCATCTGTTTTGAGTCTGATCCTGTGCGGGGCATTGCTTTGCACCTCATGTGGGGCAGAAGTCACTGCTTCCACAGATCAGCCGACCCAGTGGCGTTTTGCCATCGAGGAAACCATCGGCAGCGTACAGCATCAGTACGCGATGAAATTCAAGGAGCTGATTGAGGAACGCTCTAACGGAGAAATCGAAGTCACCATCTATCCCTATGGTACCCTGGGCACCTCAGATCAGATTACCGAGCTGGTTGATATGGAAGTGGTACAGTTTGCGATGGCGTCCCCCGGCCACCTGGGAAAACTGATCCCGGAAGTCCAGGTCTTCCTGCTGCATTTCCTGTTTTCGGACGACGATGAAATCAATAACCAGGTTCTGAACAAGGATCCCCGTCTGCAGAAAACGTTTGACGAACTCTACGCCCGCAAACGACTCAAACTGCTCTCCATCTTCTCGGAAGGCTGGCAGGTCTGGACCATGAAAGAGCCCGTTCACCAACCGGAGGATTTCTCCGGAGTCAAAATGCGGGTCATGACGTCTCCCCTGCTGATCGCTGCCTACAAAGCCTATGGTGCGAGCCCGACGCCGCTGCCTTACTCCGAAGTCTACTCCGGACTCCAGTTGAATATGATTGACGGACAGGAAAATCCGGTCTTTGCCATTCAGGAGATGAATTTCTACGAAGTCACCGACTGGATGATCTTCGCCCGCCATGCGCCCTTCATCACCACGGCGGTCACAAATCGCGATTTTTTCGATTCCCTGCCACCCGAGCGTCAGCAACTGGTAACGGGAGTGGTCGCGGATCTCAACGATTACATTCTGAAAGTCCAGAAAGAATTCAACCAGGAACGGCTCGAGCTGATCCGCAAGAACAAGCCGAAGTTGAAAATCATCACGGAACTGACACCCGATGCACGCGAAGCCTTCCGTAAAGCCAGCCAGCCTGTCCGGGATAAGTTCATTAAAATGACCGGTGAAGACGGACGCGAACTGCTGAAGGAACTGCAGCAGACGATTCAAGAATACGAAGATCAAAAACAGCAGAACTGA
- a CDS encoding RNA 2'-phosphotransferase has translation MNEQEIKRKSKFLSLILRHQPETVGIQLDESGWVDVETLLAAIAEHGKTMSRETLEHVVHSNDKQRFSFSEDGARIRANQGHSVKIELGYEAAVPPSF, from the coding sequence ATGAACGAACAGGAAATCAAACGAAAAAGTAAGTTTTTAAGCCTGATCCTCAGGCACCAGCCGGAAACGGTGGGAATTCAACTGGATGAATCAGGCTGGGTCGACGTCGAAACGTTGCTCGCGGCGATCGCTGAGCATGGCAAAACCATGTCGCGGGAAACCCTCGAACATGTCGTGCATTCGAATGACAAGCAGCGGTTTTCATTCAGTGAAGATGGGGCCCGTATCCGGGCGAACCAGGGACACTCGGTCAAGATTGAGCTGGGTTACGAAGCGGCGGTCCCCCCGAGTTTCTGA
- a CDS encoding RNA 2'-phosphotransferase: protein MAAITREGLKKMKRHHVHLHGDESTAQAVGQRRGKPVLLQIRSGEMHQAGFEFFVTPNQVWLTDRVPPEYIEFP from the coding sequence GTGGCTGCGATTACCCGGGAAGGTCTCAAGAAAATGAAACGGCATCACGTGCATCTGCACGGAGATGAAAGCACTGCCCAGGCGGTCGGGCAACGACGGGGAAAGCCGGTCTTACTCCAGATACGTTCGGGCGAAATGCATCAGGCCGGGTTTGAGTTTTTTGTCACGCCCAATCAGGTCTGGTTGACCGATCGCGTCCCCCCCGAGTATATCGAGTTCCCCTGA
- a CDS encoding TRAP transporter large permease, with translation MEALLILGIMLFLLLLGFPMKVPLIVAALAVLLVFHPDVTPAVLVQQMIGGIKPAALIAVPMFIFAADIMTRGNSANRLLDLVTAFVGHLRGGLPIASAISCTLFGAMSGSTQATVVAIGGPLRPQLLKAGYPDSFTTALIINASDIALLIPPSIGMIVYGVVSGTSIGELFIAGIGPGLLVLLLFCIYCWIASIRMQIPRQEKKDSATRRTAVRRALLPLGFPLIIIGGIYSGMFSPTEAAAISVLYAAILEIVCFRDLSLKDIPEIALSTGLVTAVVFILVGAGAAFSWVISFAQLPDALINNWLGLTPDSGYWTIMLTIAIAYFIGCMFVDPIVVILILTPIFHPVATAAGIDPVLVGIVVTLQVAIGSATPPFGCDIFTAIAIFRRPYLEVIRGTPPFIAILLLAGVLLIAFPGISLFLRNLAFG, from the coding sequence GTGGAAGCTTTACTGATCCTCGGAATCATGCTCTTTCTGCTGCTGCTGGGCTTTCCCATGAAAGTCCCGCTGATTGTCGCTGCACTGGCAGTTCTGCTGGTCTTTCATCCGGATGTAACTCCGGCTGTTCTGGTGCAACAGATGATTGGGGGCATTAAACCGGCGGCCTTGATTGCCGTGCCCATGTTCATTTTTGCCGCCGATATTATGACCCGTGGTAATTCCGCAAACCGGTTGCTCGATCTGGTCACTGCATTTGTGGGTCACCTGCGGGGAGGCCTCCCGATTGCCAGCGCGATCAGTTGTACGCTGTTTGGTGCCATGTCGGGATCGACCCAGGCGACGGTCGTCGCCATTGGTGGTCCCCTGCGTCCCCAACTCCTCAAAGCCGGCTATCCCGACTCGTTCACAACCGCGCTGATCATCAATGCCAGCGATATTGCGCTCTTGATTCCTCCCAGCATCGGCATGATTGTCTACGGCGTCGTCTCGGGTACCTCGATTGGTGAACTGTTCATTGCGGGAATCGGGCCGGGGCTGCTGGTCCTGCTGCTGTTCTGCATTTACTGCTGGATTGCTTCTATTCGCATGCAGATACCGCGGCAGGAAAAAAAGGACTCTGCCACGCGTCGCACAGCCGTCCGTCGTGCTCTGCTCCCCCTGGGTTTTCCCCTGATCATTATCGGAGGGATTTATTCCGGCATGTTCAGCCCAACCGAAGCCGCTGCCATTTCGGTCCTGTATGCTGCCATCCTGGAAATCGTTTGTTTCCGCGATCTCAGTCTGAAAGATATTCCCGAGATCGCACTCTCCACCGGCCTGGTGACCGCAGTCGTGTTCATCCTGGTCGGCGCTGGTGCTGCCTTCAGCTGGGTGATCTCGTTTGCCCAACTGCCGGATGCCCTGATCAATAACTGGCTGGGGCTGACCCCGGACTCGGGATACTGGACAATCATGCTGACGATTGCGATCGCCTATTTCATCGGCTGTATGTTCGTGGATCCAATCGTGGTGATCCTGATTCTGACACCCATTTTTCATCCTGTGGCAACTGCTGCCGGGATCGACCCGGTGCTGGTCGGGATCGTAGTCACACTGCAGGTCGCCATCGGATCAGCGACTCCTCCGTTTGGATGCGATATCTTTACCGCCATCGCCATTTTCCGCCGCCCCTACCTGGAAGTCATTCGCGGGACGCCCCCCTTTATTGCTATCTTGCTGCTGGCCGGCGTACTGTTGATCGCGTTTCCCGGCATCTCCCTGTTTCTGCGTAACCTCGCGTTTGGATGA
- a CDS encoding NUDIX hydrolase, with protein MKYSYEYPRAALTVDCVVFGLDEDDLQVLLIQRDLPPFEGDWALPGGFVRLEETLDEAALRELSEETGLKNVYLEQLYSVGTVNRDPRERVVTVAYYALVNLTDHRVQAATDARNAAWFAVDDVPSLAFDHDQILKMAHERLRGKVRYQPIGFELLPPKFTLRQIQHLYEVILDRQLDKRNFRKKILSMGILVELDEVETDVAHRAARLYQFDRRKYKRLTKQGFHFEI; from the coding sequence ATGAAATACAGCTACGAATATCCGCGTGCCGCATTGACCGTTGATTGTGTGGTCTTTGGTCTGGATGAAGACGATCTGCAGGTGCTGCTCATCCAGCGCGATCTCCCCCCTTTCGAGGGAGACTGGGCGTTGCCGGGCGGCTTTGTGCGTCTGGAAGAAACACTGGATGAAGCGGCCCTGCGTGAGTTGAGTGAAGAGACCGGATTAAAAAATGTCTATCTGGAACAGCTTTATTCAGTCGGGACAGTGAACCGGGATCCCCGGGAACGTGTCGTTACCGTAGCCTATTACGCTCTGGTGAATCTGACAGACCACCGGGTGCAGGCTGCCACGGATGCCCGCAATGCAGCCTGGTTCGCCGTGGATGACGTCCCCTCGCTGGCCTTCGACCACGATCAGATTCTGAAGATGGCTCATGAACGTCTGCGAGGCAAGGTGCGTTATCAGCCGATCGGCTTTGAACTGCTGCCTCCCAAATTCACCTTGCGGCAGATTCAGCATCTGTATGAAGTCATCCTGGATCGCCAGCTGGACAAGCGAAATTTCCGTAAAAAAATTCTGAGTATGGGCATTCTCGTTGAACTGGATGAAGTCGAAACCGATGTCGCTCATCGTGCAGCCCGGCTCTATCAGTTTGACCGTCGCAAATATAAACGCCTGACCAAACAGGGTTTTCACTTCGAGATTTAA
- a CDS encoding nitrilase-related carbon-nitrogen hydrolase: MKLIQIAAVALNQTPLDWTGNTARIKQAIEAARKQGATLICLPELCLTGYGCEDEFFSNDVQQRALSVLEELVPFTEGIVVSLGLPLLHGGALYNCACLLGDGQILGFVAKNHLAGDGIHYEPRWFKAWDSRCVSEINLQDQSYPIGNLVFELDGVRIGFEICEDAWAARRPGRELSQAAVDLILNPSASHFAFGKQEIRRRLVQESSRAYGVTYVYSNLLGNESGRIIYDGAALIASNGSLLEEGERLSFQDVTVTSAMVDVDLTRMNRARLVSFQPTPGVFQENTVKSDFRFPEVPFRSIQAQPAEWERSDAVKEEEFTRAVALGLFDYLRKSHARGFVISLSGGADSAAAAVLVWAMFKLGLTELGGEGLSEKLSYLEEDQRGDTCSKLVNQLLTCVYQSTRNSSETTARAAARLAGGIGADFLNLNVDAIVQSYVDLVSQAIGRELSWETDDIPLQNIQARSRAPGIWMIANLRSALLLSTSNRSEAAVGYTTMDGDTCGGLAPISGIDKAFLRSWLEWMEQTGPLGVGKVAELDLINQQEPTAELRPQAAAQKDEVDLMPYELLDWVERAAIRDKRSPLEVFQLAQIEFPAVEQFQLLEWIERFFRLWSRNQWKRERYAPSFHLDDENLDPKTWCRFPILSGGFEQELAELRRLLSSV; this comes from the coding sequence ATGAAACTCATCCAGATTGCTGCCGTTGCCCTGAATCAGACACCTTTGGACTGGACTGGAAATACCGCCCGGATCAAACAGGCAATTGAAGCTGCCCGCAAGCAGGGAGCGACTCTGATCTGCCTGCCCGAGCTCTGTCTGACCGGTTATGGCTGTGAAGACGAATTCTTTTCAAACGATGTACAACAGCGGGCTCTGTCTGTACTTGAGGAACTGGTGCCCTTCACGGAAGGGATCGTCGTTTCTCTGGGGCTGCCCCTGCTGCATGGCGGTGCACTTTATAACTGTGCCTGCCTGCTGGGAGATGGTCAGATCCTGGGATTTGTGGCGAAAAACCATCTGGCCGGGGACGGTATTCATTATGAGCCCCGCTGGTTCAAAGCCTGGGACTCCCGTTGTGTCAGTGAAATCAACCTTCAGGACCAGTCTTACCCGATTGGCAACCTGGTCTTTGAGCTGGATGGCGTGCGCATCGGTTTCGAGATCTGCGAGGATGCCTGGGCGGCCCGCCGACCGGGGCGCGAACTCTCTCAGGCAGCCGTCGACCTGATTCTCAATCCGAGCGCGAGTCACTTTGCATTCGGCAAGCAGGAGATCCGCCGACGGTTGGTTCAGGAGAGCTCACGGGCCTACGGCGTCACGTACGTTTATTCCAACCTGTTGGGAAATGAGTCAGGCCGGATCATCTACGATGGTGCCGCTTTGATTGCCAGCAATGGCTCACTGCTGGAGGAAGGGGAACGCCTCTCATTTCAGGATGTGACCGTCACTTCAGCCATGGTCGACGTTGATTTGACCAGAATGAATCGAGCGCGACTGGTCAGTTTTCAGCCGACACCGGGCGTGTTCCAGGAAAATACTGTCAAATCAGATTTCAGGTTTCCGGAAGTCCCGTTTCGATCTATCCAGGCTCAGCCTGCTGAATGGGAACGGTCAGATGCAGTGAAAGAAGAAGAGTTTACCCGTGCCGTAGCATTGGGGCTGTTCGATTACCTGCGGAAAAGTCATGCCCGCGGGTTCGTGATCTCACTCAGCGGCGGAGCCGATTCAGCCGCGGCAGCAGTCCTGGTCTGGGCGATGTTCAAGCTGGGACTGACTGAATTGGGGGGAGAGGGATTATCAGAAAAGCTGTCTTATCTGGAAGAAGACCAGAGGGGCGACACGTGCTCAAAACTGGTTAACCAGCTGCTGACCTGTGTCTATCAGTCGACCCGGAACAGTTCCGAGACAACAGCCCGTGCTGCTGCCCGACTGGCGGGCGGGATTGGTGCCGATTTTCTGAACCTGAATGTGGACGCGATTGTGCAGTCGTATGTCGATCTGGTCTCTCAGGCAATTGGGCGGGAACTGAGCTGGGAGACTGACGATATTCCTCTGCAGAACATCCAGGCCCGGAGCAGGGCACCGGGAATCTGGATGATTGCCAACCTGCGAAGTGCCTTGTTGCTGTCGACCAGCAATCGTTCGGAGGCCGCCGTGGGATACACCACGATGGACGGTGACACCTGTGGCGGACTCGCACCGATTTCAGGAATCGATAAGGCTTTTTTACGGAGCTGGCTGGAGTGGATGGAACAGACCGGACCTCTGGGAGTCGGGAAAGTCGCCGAACTGGATCTGATCAATCAGCAGGAACCGACTGCAGAACTGCGTCCCCAGGCAGCCGCTCAGAAGGATGAAGTCGACCTGATGCCTTATGAGCTGTTGGACTGGGTGGAACGCGCCGCGATTCGGGATAAACGCAGCCCGCTGGAAGTGTTTCAACTGGCACAGATTGAATTTCCGGCTGTGGAACAGTTCCAGCTGTTGGAATGGATCGAACGGTTCTTTCGGCTCTGGTCACGCAATCAGTGGAAACGCGAACGGTATGCACCGTCGTTTCATCTGGATGATGAGAATCTGGATCCCAAAACCTGGTGCCGTTTTCCGATCCTCTCTGGAGGATTTGAACAGGAACTGGCAGAACTGCGCCGTCTGCTGTCATCTGTCTGA
- the pncA gene encoding bifunctional nicotinamidase/pyrazinamidase — protein MHALILVDLQYDFMPGGALAVPEGHEVVEIANQWMSDFELVVATQDWHPPDHQSFASQHPGREIGDLIELEGQAQVLWPEHCIEGTDGAELHAELDREQIDAVIQKGTDARIDSYSGFFDNGHHQATSLGDYLASRNVDAVTIMGLATDYCVKFTALDAIRLGLKTHVVVKGCRGVELESGDIQRALEEMQAAGVVLL, from the coding sequence ATGCATGCATTAATCCTGGTCGATCTGCAATATGACTTTATGCCAGGGGGCGCACTGGCGGTTCCCGAAGGGCATGAGGTGGTGGAAATTGCGAACCAGTGGATGTCTGATTTCGAACTGGTGGTGGCGACTCAGGACTGGCATCCGCCGGATCATCAAAGCTTTGCCAGCCAGCACCCCGGCAGGGAGATTGGTGACCTGATTGAACTCGAAGGGCAGGCACAGGTGCTCTGGCCTGAGCATTGTATCGAGGGAACTGATGGTGCCGAACTGCATGCTGAGCTGGATCGAGAGCAGATCGATGCGGTGATACAGAAAGGGACTGATGCCCGGATCGACAGCTATAGTGGATTCTTCGATAACGGGCATCATCAGGCGACCAGCCTGGGCGACTACTTAGCCAGCCGAAACGTGGATGCAGTCACGATCATGGGACTGGCGACAGATTACTGCGTGAAATTTACGGCTCTGGATGCGATCCGTCTGGGACTGAAAACTCATGTGGTGGTAAAAGGGTGTCGAGGCGTCGAACTGGAGTCAGGAGATATTCAGCGGGCGCTGGAAGAAATGCAGGCAGCGGGCGTGGTCCTGCTCTGA